In Jeotgalibaca arthritidis, a single genomic region encodes these proteins:
- the hrcA gene encoding heat-inducible transcriptional repressor HrcA, translating to MLTERQLMILNQIIKHYIEYGEPMGSKTLLSETNLSVSPATIRNEMMRIEELGFLKKTHASSGRIPSILGYRHYVDYLLQQGLDSSSEEKMRKKIQQSIHSPYQEAQEMVEKSARMLSYLTNYTALSIGPEKINSKLTGFRLVPVTSGQYMAILVTDKGYIESKMFSLGRNFDSSKLEKIVTIFNDELTGLALSEVYKKLQTDIPALITKYVDYELDLFAIFKDIISKMDNDRVYVGGEMNLLNYFDFDQLQDREKVKSLYSLIHESSELRPLLLTDSNRISVRIGTEMNNELLDNLSLITATYSAGKRGTGMIALLGPTNMPYDEIIRIMRVTSDELSDSMQQFYEE from the coding sequence ATGTTAACGGAAAGACAGTTGATGATATTAAACCAAATTATTAAGCATTATATTGAGTACGGTGAACCAATGGGGTCCAAAACCTTATTGAGCGAGACTAATTTATCGGTGTCGCCTGCGACCATTCGTAACGAAATGATGCGCATTGAAGAATTAGGTTTTCTTAAAAAAACACATGCCTCTTCTGGACGTATACCATCCATTTTAGGCTATCGTCATTATGTTGATTATTTACTTCAGCAAGGGTTGGATAGTTCTTCCGAAGAAAAAATGAGGAAAAAAATCCAACAGTCCATACACTCGCCTTATCAAGAAGCACAAGAAATGGTTGAAAAGTCAGCCCGTATGCTCTCTTATTTGACGAACTACACTGCTCTAAGCATTGGTCCCGAGAAGATTAACAGTAAGTTAACTGGTTTTCGACTTGTACCGGTAACGAGCGGACAGTACATGGCAATCTTGGTGACTGATAAAGGTTACATTGAAAGTAAAATGTTTTCTTTAGGTCGAAACTTTGATTCCAGCAAATTGGAAAAAATCGTTACTATTTTTAACGATGAGTTAACTGGTCTAGCCTTAAGCGAGGTTTACAAAAAACTTCAAACGGATATTCCAGCTTTAATCACCAAATATGTCGATTATGAATTAGATTTGTTTGCCATTTTTAAAGACATTATTTCTAAAATGGACAATGATCGCGTTTATGTCGGCGGAGAAATGAATCTCCTTAACTATTTTGACTTTGATCAATTGCAAGACCGTGAAAAAGTCAAATCCCTCTATTCATTAATTCATGAGAGTAGTGAGCTTCGACCATTGTTGTTGACTGATTCAAATCGCATCAGTGTTCGAATTGGTACAGAAATGAATAATGAATTGTTGGACAATTTAAGTTTAATTACGGCAACCTATAGTGCTGGTAAGCGTGGTACAGGAATGATCGCCTTACTTGGCCCCACTAACATGCCATATGATGAAATTATTAGAATTATGCGTGTGACAAGTGATGAATTATCAGACAGCATGCAGCAATTCTATGAAGAATAG
- the lepA gene encoding translation elongation factor 4: MDLEKMKERQRKIRNFSIIAHIDHGKSTLADRILQATNTVADREMQQQLLDSMDLERERGITIKLNAVELTYEANDGEEYIFHLIDTPGHVDFTYEVSRSLAACEGAILVVDAAQGVEAQTLANVYLAIDNDLEIVPVINKIDLPAADPERVRAEVEDVVGIDASEAVLASAKAGIGIDELLEQIVEKIPAPAGDLEEPLQALIFDSAYDPYRGVVLNVRVKNGVLRPGDKIRMMSNGKEFDVTEVGIFSPKPISRDYLMVGDVGYVTASIKTIQNARVGDTITLADNPASEALDGYRKLNPMVYCGIYPVDSSDFNDLREALEKLQLNDASLQFEAESSQALGFGFRTGFLGMLHMDVIQERLEREFDLAIITTAPSVIYNVNRTDGTSIQIDNPSELPDATEIESIEEPYVKANIMVPNDYVGAVMEIAQRKRGNFMTMEYLNDNRVNVVYEIPLAEIIFDFFDQLKSSTKGYASLDYEMIGYQPSRLVKMDILLNGEVVDALSTIIHRDFAYNRGRTITEKLREIIPRQQFEVPIQAAIGHKILARTTIKALRKNVLAKCYGGDVSRKRKLLEKQKEGKKRMKQVGNVEVPQEAFMTVLKMDED, from the coding sequence ATGGACTTAGAGAAAATGAAAGAACGTCAAAGAAAAATTAGAAACTTTTCTATTATAGCCCATATTGACCATGGGAAATCAACATTAGCAGATCGCATTTTGCAGGCTACTAATACTGTTGCTGATAGAGAGATGCAACAGCAACTCTTAGATTCAATGGATCTAGAACGTGAACGTGGTATTACGATTAAATTGAATGCTGTCGAATTAACTTATGAAGCGAATGATGGGGAAGAGTATATCTTCCACTTAATCGACACACCCGGACACGTCGACTTTACTTATGAAGTATCCCGTAGTTTAGCTGCCTGTGAAGGGGCTATTTTAGTTGTCGATGCAGCACAAGGTGTAGAAGCGCAAACACTAGCAAACGTTTATTTAGCAATTGATAATGATCTTGAAATTGTACCCGTTATTAATAAAATTGACTTGCCAGCTGCTGATCCAGAACGTGTTAGAGCAGAAGTTGAAGATGTTGTTGGTATTGATGCTAGCGAAGCAGTTTTAGCAAGTGCTAAAGCAGGAATTGGTATTGATGAGTTACTAGAACAAATTGTAGAAAAAATTCCAGCGCCAGCTGGTGATTTAGAAGAACCATTACAAGCTTTGATTTTTGACTCGGCTTATGATCCATACCGCGGTGTTGTATTGAACGTCCGTGTTAAGAATGGTGTCTTACGTCCCGGTGATAAAATTCGCATGATGTCAAATGGAAAAGAATTTGACGTAACAGAAGTAGGGATTTTCTCTCCTAAACCAATTAGCCGTGATTATTTAATGGTTGGTGATGTGGGTTATGTAACAGCCAGCATTAAAACCATTCAAAATGCACGTGTAGGGGATACCATTACATTGGCAGACAATCCAGCCTCAGAAGCACTAGATGGCTACCGTAAGTTAAATCCAATGGTTTACTGTGGGATTTACCCAGTTGATTCGTCTGACTTTAATGATTTACGTGAAGCACTAGAGAAGCTTCAATTAAATGACGCGTCCTTACAATTTGAGGCAGAATCATCTCAGGCGTTAGGCTTTGGATTCCGTACTGGTTTCCTAGGAATGCTTCATATGGATGTTATTCAAGAACGTCTTGAGCGTGAATTTGATTTAGCGATTATTACGACTGCACCATCCGTTATTTATAATGTTAACCGTACAGATGGCACAAGTATTCAAATTGATAACCCATCTGAATTACCGGATGCAACAGAAATTGAAAGTATTGAAGAGCCTTATGTAAAAGCAAATATCATGGTTCCAAATGACTATGTTGGAGCTGTTATGGAAATTGCTCAACGTAAACGTGGTAACTTTATGACCATGGAATATTTGAATGACAACCGTGTGAATGTCGTTTATGAAATTCCATTGGCAGAAATTATTTTTGATTTCTTTGATCAATTGAAATCGAGCACCAAAGGTTATGCGTCGCTTGATTACGAAATGATTGGTTACCAACCAAGCCGCCTTGTGAAGATGGATATCTTATTAAATGGCGAAGTTGTGGATGCCTTGAGTACCATTATCCACCGCGATTTTGCTTATAACCGTGGCCGTACGATTACTGAAAAGTTAAGAGAGATTATTCCACGTCAACAGTTTGAGGTACCTATTCAAGCAGCGATTGGACATAAAATTCTTGCTCGTACAACCATTAAAGCATTGCGTAAGAACGTTCTTGCGAAATGTTACGGTGGTGACGTTTCTCGTAAGCGTAAATTACTAGAGAAACAAAAAGAAGGTAAGAAACGAATGAAACAAGTCGGAAACGTTGAAGTACCACAAGAGGCATTCATGACGGTTCTGAAGATGGATGAAGATTAG
- the dnaJ gene encoding molecular chaperone DnaJ: MMAKRDYYEVLGVSKTASDDEIKKAYRKLSKKYHPDINKAEDAADKFKEVSEAYEVLSDSQKRAAYDQYGHASTDPNFGSGFGGGGFGGGGFGGFTGGFDDIFDTFFGGGGRSRNYNAPRQGADLQYRLHLKFEEAIFGKEETIRYAREEECKTCTGSGAKPGTTPKTCSKCHGAGAVQVERNTPFGRVMQQAVCDVCQGSGKEIVDKCHDCHGKGHVEKEHSVNVTIPAGVEDGQQLRLAGQGEVGSNGGPYGDLYVVFSVEESDIFDRDGAEIYYVLPISFVQATLGTEIEVPTVHGNVKLKIPAGTQTATNFRLRGKGAPRLRGTGNGDQHVKVSIVTPKNLNEQQREALHAFAEASGESITGDEGGFFNKMKDAFNFDSKGKKK; the protein is encoded by the coding sequence ATAATGGCGAAAAGAGACTATTATGAAGTATTGGGCGTTTCAAAAACAGCCTCAGACGATGAAATAAAAAAAGCCTATCGAAAACTTTCAAAAAAATATCATCCCGATATCAATAAAGCAGAAGATGCTGCTGATAAATTTAAAGAAGTTTCAGAAGCATATGAAGTCTTGAGTGACTCTCAAAAACGTGCTGCTTACGATCAGTATGGTCATGCTAGCACAGATCCTAACTTTGGTTCAGGCTTTGGTGGTGGCGGCTTTGGCGGTGGTGGTTTCGGTGGTTTTACAGGCGGTTTTGATGATATCTTTGATACTTTCTTTGGTGGCGGCGGTCGTTCTCGCAATTACAACGCACCACGTCAAGGGGCAGATTTGCAATACCGTCTGCATTTGAAATTTGAAGAAGCTATTTTTGGTAAAGAAGAAACAATCCGTTATGCGCGTGAAGAAGAATGTAAAACCTGTACCGGTAGCGGTGCAAAACCTGGAACAACACCAAAAACGTGTTCAAAATGTCACGGAGCAGGTGCTGTACAAGTGGAACGCAATACACCGTTTGGACGTGTCATGCAACAAGCAGTTTGTGATGTTTGTCAAGGATCAGGAAAAGAAATCGTTGATAAGTGTCACGACTGTCACGGCAAAGGACACGTTGAAAAAGAACACAGTGTGAATGTAACGATTCCAGCTGGAGTGGAAGATGGACAACAATTACGTCTTGCTGGGCAAGGTGAAGTTGGTTCAAATGGTGGGCCATATGGAGACTTGTATGTGGTATTCTCTGTTGAAGAGAGCGACATTTTTGACCGAGATGGTGCAGAAATCTATTACGTTCTGCCAATTTCATTTGTTCAAGCGACACTTGGAACAGAAATTGAAGTTCCAACTGTTCATGGTAATGTGAAGTTGAAAATACCAGCAGGTACACAAACTGCTACAAACTTCCGCTTAAGAGGCAAGGGTGCACCTCGCCTAAGAGGTACGGGGAATGGTGATCAACATGTGAAAGTTAGCATTGTGACACCTAAGAACTTGAATGAGCAGCAAAGAGAAGCCTTGCATGCCTTCGCTGAAGCAAGCGGCGAGAGTATAACAGGTGACGAAGGCGGTTTTTTCAATAAAATGAAAGATGCCTTTAACTTTGATTCTAAAGGTAAAAAGAAATAG
- the dnaK gene encoding molecular chaperone DnaK, protein MSKIIGIDLGTTNSAVAVLEGGEAKIIPNPEGNRTTPSVVSFKNGEIQVGEVAKRQAITNPNTISSVKRHMGEAGFKVEAEGKSYTPQEISAMTLQYLKSYAEEYLGETVDKAVITVPAYFNDAQRQATKDAGKIAGLEVERIVNEPTAAALAYGLDKTDKEEKILVFDLGGGTFDVSILELGDGVFDVLSTSGDNNLGGDDFDNKIIAYMVEEFKKENGVDLANDKMAKQRLKDAAEKAKKDLSGVTSTQISLPFITAGASGPLHLEMTLTRAKFDELTHDLVERTKIPVRRAIEDAGISQSEIDQVILVGGSTRIPSVVEAVRRESGKEPNKSVNPDEVVAMGAAIQGGVITGDVKDIVLLDVTPLSLGIETMGGVFTKLIDRNTTIPTSKSQVFSTAADNQPAVDVHVLQGERPMAADNKTLGRFQLNDIPAAPRGIPQIEVTFDIDKNGIVNVSAKDLGTQKEQQITIKSSSGLTDEEIEKMVKDAEANAEADKQRKEEVELRNEVDQLIFQTDKTLKELEGKVDEADVKAAEEARDALKAAVEANDLEAMKEKRDALNEVVQNLTVKLYEQAAAAQQAAGGETEGQSSAANDDNVVDADFEEVDND, encoded by the coding sequence ATGAGTAAAATAATCGGTATTGACTTAGGAACTACAAACTCTGCTGTTGCAGTATTAGAGGGTGGAGAAGCTAAAATTATTCCAAACCCAGAAGGAAACCGTACAACACCATCTGTTGTTTCTTTCAAAAATGGTGAAATCCAAGTAGGTGAGGTTGCAAAACGTCAAGCAATCACAAACCCAAATACAATCAGCTCTGTAAAACGTCACATGGGAGAAGCTGGATTCAAAGTAGAAGCAGAGGGTAAATCATATACACCTCAAGAAATTTCTGCAATGACACTTCAATACCTAAAGAGCTATGCTGAAGAATACTTAGGTGAAACAGTTGATAAAGCGGTTATTACTGTACCTGCATACTTCAACGATGCACAACGTCAAGCAACAAAAGACGCTGGTAAAATTGCTGGTTTAGAAGTTGAACGTATTGTTAACGAGCCAACAGCTGCAGCTTTAGCTTACGGTCTAGATAAAACAGATAAAGAAGAAAAAATTCTTGTATTTGACCTTGGTGGGGGAACATTCGACGTTTCTATCCTCGAATTAGGAGACGGTGTCTTCGACGTATTAAGTACATCAGGTGATAACAACTTAGGTGGGGATGACTTTGATAACAAAATCATTGCTTACATGGTTGAAGAATTCAAAAAAGAAAACGGCGTTGACTTAGCAAACGATAAAATGGCAAAACAACGTCTAAAAGACGCTGCTGAGAAAGCTAAAAAAGACTTATCAGGTGTAACGTCAACACAAATTAGTTTACCATTTATCACTGCTGGTGCTTCTGGCCCATTGCACTTGGAAATGACATTAACACGTGCTAAATTTGATGAATTGACTCACGATTTAGTAGAACGTACTAAAATTCCTGTACGCCGTGCTATTGAAGATGCTGGTATCAGCCAAAGTGAAATTGACCAAGTTATCTTAGTTGGTGGGTCAACTCGTATCCCATCAGTCGTAGAAGCAGTTCGTCGTGAATCAGGGAAAGAGCCTAACAAATCAGTTAACCCAGATGAAGTAGTTGCAATGGGTGCTGCAATCCAAGGTGGCGTTATTACTGGAGACGTTAAAGATATCGTTCTTCTTGACGTAACACCATTATCACTTGGTATTGAAACAATGGGTGGCGTATTTACGAAACTAATTGACCGTAATACAACAATCCCAACAAGTAAATCACAAGTCTTCTCAACAGCAGCAGACAACCAACCAGCAGTAGACGTACACGTTTTACAAGGTGAGCGTCCAATGGCAGCAGACAACAAAACATTAGGTCGCTTCCAATTAAATGATATTCCTGCTGCACCACGTGGTATTCCGCAAATCGAAGTAACATTTGATATTGACAAAAACGGTATCGTTAACGTAAGTGCGAAAGACTTAGGAACGCAAAAAGAACAACAAATTACAATCAAATCATCGTCAGGTCTAACAGACGAAGAGATCGAAAAAATGGTTAAAGATGCAGAAGCAAACGCTGAAGCAGACAAACAACGTAAAGAAGAAGTTGAATTACGTAATGAAGTCGATCAATTAATCTTCCAAACAGACAAGACATTGAAAGAACTTGAAGGAAAAGTTGACGAAGCAGATGTGAAAGCAGCTGAAGAAGCACGTGATGCTTTGAAAGCAGCAGTTGAAGCAAACGACTTAGAAGCAATGAAAGAAAAACGTGATGCTTTGAATGAAGTTGTACAAAATCTAACTGTTAAACTTTACGAACAAGCGGCAGCAGCACAACAAGCTGCTGGTGGCGAAACTGAAGGTCAATCATCAGCTGCTAACGACGATAATGTTGTAGATGCAGACTTTGAAGAGGTTGACAACGACTAA
- the hemW gene encoding radical SAM family heme chaperone HemW: MTAAYLHIPFCDHICFYCDFNKVFLEGQPVEEYIDAVITEMAIMKERHPQEKLETFYIGGGTPTTLTAPQLDRLLSGIQTHFPMDKGAEFTVEANPESASFEKFAVLKEHGVNRISMGVQSFDNAILKRIGRIHTSDQVYRCVDDARRAGFENISIDLIFRLPTQTIESFQETLTKALELDLPHYSIYSLILENKTIFYNLMRQGKLPLPSEDDEADMFELAMETMEAAGRYQYEISNYAKPGFQSQHNLAYWKNDHYFGFGAGAHGYLGDTRYNNHGPIQHYLEPLRAKQSPIIYQQSLTQKNKMEEEFMLGLRTMKGVDRSLFECKFDQTTESVYQEELDMLLDRQLIKLEDNHIRLTKKGVFLGNEVFRSFLKDT, encoded by the coding sequence ATGACAGCAGCTTATTTGCATATCCCATTTTGTGACCATATTTGCTTTTACTGTGACTTTAATAAGGTTTTTCTAGAAGGACAACCGGTTGAAGAATACATCGATGCAGTGATTACTGAAATGGCTATTATGAAAGAGCGTCATCCTCAGGAAAAATTGGAAACTTTTTATATTGGCGGAGGAACACCAACGACTCTAACAGCACCACAACTAGACCGCCTTTTAAGTGGTATTCAGACTCACTTCCCAATGGATAAGGGGGCTGAGTTTACTGTTGAAGCGAATCCAGAAAGTGCTAGTTTTGAAAAGTTTGCCGTTTTAAAAGAGCACGGCGTTAACCGAATCAGTATGGGTGTTCAATCCTTTGATAATGCTATTTTAAAGCGTATTGGTCGTATTCATACATCTGATCAGGTTTACCGTTGTGTGGATGATGCGAGACGAGCAGGTTTTGAAAACATTAGTATTGATTTGATTTTTAGACTGCCGACGCAAACAATTGAAAGTTTTCAAGAAACACTAACAAAAGCATTAGAATTAGATTTACCACATTATTCCATTTACTCCTTAATTTTAGAAAACAAAACCATTTTCTATAACTTAATGAGACAAGGAAAATTACCATTGCCGAGTGAAGATGATGAAGCAGATATGTTTGAACTTGCTATGGAAACGATGGAAGCGGCAGGGCGCTATCAATATGAGATTTCAAACTACGCTAAACCAGGCTTCCAATCACAACATAACCTCGCTTATTGGAAAAATGATCACTACTTTGGATTTGGAGCCGGTGCACATGGCTATTTAGGCGACACGCGTTATAACAATCATGGACCTATCCAACATTATCTTGAACCATTAAGAGCTAAGCAGTCGCCGATTATTTACCAACAATCATTGACTCAGAAAAATAAAATGGAAGAAGAATTCATGTTAGGTCTACGAACGATGAAGGGAGTAGACCGCTCTTTGTTTGAATGTAAATTTGATCAAACAACAGAATCTGTCTACCAAGAGGAATTGGATATGCTCTTAGATCGACAACTCATTAAGCTAGAAGATAATCACATTCGCTTAACGAAAAAGGGTGTCTTTTTAGGTAATGAGGTATTTCGATCGTTCTTAAAAGATACTTAA
- the grpE gene encoding nucleotide exchange factor GrpE, which translates to MEEKDNLTENEDVSVDQTVAEETISEVDKLAEELEQLQDRYLRVQAELANIQKRNAKERQDAAKFRSQSLATELLAVVDNLERALEIEVEGDQALNFKKGVEMVYNSMLEALKSEGVEIIDPMNEPFDPNFHMSIQVQEPEEGQEADTVVAVVQKGYRLKERVLRPAMVVVAQ; encoded by the coding sequence GTGGAAGAAAAAGATAATCTAACTGAAAACGAAGACGTATCTGTTGATCAAACAGTTGCAGAAGAGACTATATCTGAGGTTGATAAACTAGCTGAAGAATTGGAACAATTGCAAGATCGCTATTTACGCGTTCAAGCAGAGTTAGCTAACATTCAAAAACGTAATGCTAAAGAAAGACAAGATGCTGCGAAATTCCGTTCACAATCTTTAGCTACAGAATTATTAGCGGTTGTTGATAATTTAGAACGTGCTTTAGAGATTGAAGTAGAAGGCGATCAAGCCCTAAACTTCAAAAAAGGCGTGGAAATGGTTTATAACTCAATGCTAGAAGCATTAAAGAGTGAAGGGGTAGAAATCATTGATCCAATGAATGAGCCTTTCGACCCGAATTTCCATATGTCCATTCAGGTTCAAGAACCTGAAGAAGGACAAGAAGCGGATACTGTCGTAGCAGTTGTCCAAAAAGGCTATCGTTTAAAAGAGCGTGTACTTAGACCAGCAATGGTTGTTGTCGCGCAATAA
- the truB gene encoding tRNA pseudouridine(55) synthase TruB, whose product MNGILPLWKERGMTSHDCVFQLRKILKMKRIGHTGTLDPQVDGVLPICLGPATKAAEFMTDMGKQYEGEITIGFSTTTEDAHGEVVDQKAVEGLLSEEEIDRQMTTFIGEITQIPPMYSAVKVNGKRLYEYARNGETIERPKRKANIYQFKRTSTPVYNSDTKTVSWTFAVSCGKGTYVRTLAVDLGERLGYPAHMSQLTRTKSGPFAKEQCYTLDQVRQLAEENKVETILMPIEGVFDELPAYHLNDELWQRVKNGAVIENEAFDNLTSSELIAFYYGENLVALYENHPKRAGFKKPRKMFLSSF is encoded by the coding sequence ATGAACGGAATCTTGCCACTCTGGAAAGAACGCGGTATGACAAGTCATGATTGCGTTTTTCAATTAAGAAAAATATTAAAAATGAAACGAATTGGCCATACAGGGACACTAGATCCTCAAGTCGATGGTGTGTTACCGATTTGTCTAGGCCCTGCTACTAAAGCGGCAGAATTTATGACAGATATGGGAAAACAATATGAAGGAGAAATCACGATTGGTTTCTCTACAACAACAGAAGATGCCCACGGTGAAGTGGTTGATCAAAAGGCTGTAGAAGGTCTCTTGTCAGAAGAAGAAATTGACCGTCAGATGACGACCTTTATCGGTGAAATCACTCAAATTCCACCCATGTATTCGGCAGTGAAAGTTAACGGTAAACGATTGTATGAATATGCAAGAAATGGCGAAACGATTGAACGGCCTAAACGTAAAGCTAATATCTATCAATTCAAGCGGACAAGTACACCGGTTTATAATTCAGATACCAAAACGGTTTCTTGGACCTTTGCAGTTAGCTGTGGCAAAGGGACTTATGTCAGGACACTTGCTGTTGATCTGGGTGAACGTTTAGGCTATCCTGCTCACATGTCTCAGTTAACACGCACAAAGAGCGGTCCATTTGCTAAAGAGCAATGCTACACTCTTGATCAAGTGAGACAATTGGCTGAAGAAAACAAAGTTGAAACGATTTTAATGCCTATTGAAGGTGTATTTGACGAGCTACCTGCTTATCATTTAAATGATGAATTATGGCAACGTGTTAAAAATGGCGCTGTTATTGAAAATGAGGCATTTGACAACTTAACGAGCTCGGAACTGATTGCTTTCTATTATGGTGAGAATTTGGTAGCATTATATGAGAATCATCCAAAGCGAGCAGGATTTAAGAAGCCGAGAAAAATGTTTTTGTCTTCATTCTGA
- the ribF gene encoding riboflavin biosynthesis protein RibF — protein sequence MEVIYLHHPYKKEEIPTDRVVLALGYFDGVHIGHQAVINRAKKEAEKRNCKLAVMSFNQHPSIVYKKLDAETMKYLSVPERKIELMTGLGVDYFYVIDFTYDFGTLKPQEFVDDYIIGLNADAIVAGFDYTYGPKTIADMAHLPQYAKSRFDIVEISPQVAENKEKISSTSIREALDTGNLTKANQMLGYTYQFDGRVMHGDARGRELGYPTANIKIGKYIRLPKVGVYVVSIKVQDKWYRGMASIGYNITFEKDREKTVEVNIFDFDKMIYGEKVTVRWHHYLRDEVKFTGIEGLIEQLDQDKIDTETFFDSHPEQISNASDSRAEMTE from the coding sequence ATGGAAGTTATTTATTTACATCATCCCTATAAAAAAGAAGAAATTCCGACTGACCGAGTGGTATTAGCATTGGGTTATTTTGATGGCGTTCATATTGGACACCAAGCCGTTATCAATCGAGCTAAAAAAGAAGCCGAGAAAAGAAATTGTAAACTAGCAGTTATGTCATTCAACCAGCACCCAAGCATTGTTTATAAAAAATTGGATGCTGAGACAATGAAATATTTGTCTGTACCAGAACGAAAGATTGAATTAATGACAGGCTTAGGTGTTGATTATTTTTATGTTATCGACTTTACCTATGATTTTGGAACACTAAAACCACAAGAATTTGTTGATGATTATATTATCGGTCTTAATGCCGATGCGATTGTCGCAGGATTCGACTATACTTATGGTCCCAAGACGATTGCTGATATGGCACATTTGCCACAATACGCTAAAAGTCGTTTTGATATTGTTGAAATTAGCCCCCAAGTGGCTGAAAATAAAGAGAAAATTTCCTCAACAAGTATTCGTGAGGCACTTGATACAGGCAATTTAACAAAAGCCAACCAAATGTTGGGGTATACGTACCAATTTGATGGTCGCGTGATGCATGGCGACGCTAGAGGCCGCGAATTAGGTTATCCAACTGCTAATATTAAAATTGGCAAATACATTCGCTTACCCAAAGTCGGAGTCTATGTCGTTTCTATTAAGGTACAAGATAAGTGGTATCGAGGAATGGCATCAATTGGCTACAATATTACCTTTGAAAAAGACCGTGAAAAAACAGTTGAAGTTAATATTTTTGACTTTGATAAGATGATTTACGGTGAAAAAGTAACCGTGCGTTGGCACCATTACTTGAGAGATGAAGTGAAATTTACAGGTATCGAAGGTTTAATTGAGCAGCTCGATCAAGATAAAATCGATACAGAAACTTTCTTTGACAGCCATCCAGAACAAATAAGCAATGCCTCTGATTCAAGAGCGGAGATGACGGAATGA